The segment CTCGCAAACATAAAGGAGTGGGTTTAGGGCTTTATATATGCAAGAAACTCGCGGAGAAAATGGGAGGCGCAATTAATTTGGATTCTAAACAAAATCAAGGTTCGGAATTTACGTTGAAGCTTCCCCTCCGAATATCCGATCAACCGACAATAGTCGAAACTAAAACTTCGACAAAAGAAATTCCGAAGCTTCCTTTTCTAAAGGCGCTGGTCGTCGACGATAACGATATCAATTGCAAGATCCTTTCCAAACTCATAGAAAAGACCGGAGCAAAAACAGTATTGAGCGACAGCGGGGAGGATGCCGTATTCCAATTTAAAGCGGATCCGAAGTCGTTTAACGTAATTTTTTTGGATTTGCAAATGCCGGGAATGGACGGATACCAAACCGCGGACGCGATTCGCGCTGCGGGCAAGTTCGGTTGGGACGTAACCATTATAGCAGTGACGGCAAGTTCTTTTTCGGAAACGTATAAGGCATGCGCCGAGCACGGGATTACCGGATTTTTAGGTAAACCTTATAATTCCGAACAACTCTATTCAATTTTAGAAAAGTTTCTTTAAGGATTGCTTGCTTGCGAGAGTCAAAACAGCTATCCTGTGATTATGGAACATCTCCGTCCATTCAACCCTCCGATTCACCTTAGGAATCCTTTCGTACAAACGGTTCTCGCTTCCTTGCTCAAGCAGAAAAATCCGAATCACCCGATGGATCGCGCGGCAGTCCCGGCAGTGTTAGACGCCGGAAAGGGAGTCAAATTACTCGGACATTATTCGAAAGCTCCTGAAAATAAAGCGCTCTTGATTTTAATCCACGGTTGGGAAGGAAGTATCGATTCCAATTACATTCAAAGAACCGGAAGAAAGTTCTTTGAGCGAGGAATTTCGATTTTTCGATTGAACCTACGCGATCACGGTGAAACCCATCATCTGAACCCGGAGCCGTTCAACGGAAGTTTGATTCGAGAAACGTACGAAGCGGTTCGGAAAGCCGCCAGAGAATACGGAAAAAAAATTCCGGTCTACATCGCAGGATTTTCTCTCGGCGGAAATTTCACGCTTAGAATCGCCAGAGAGCATTCGAAAGGAAAACATCCGATACCGAATTTAAAGCATTGCATCGCTGTCAGTCCCGCTCTCCATCCTAAAAGCGCGACCGAAATGATGGATTCGAAATTGATTATAGGAAAATATTTTAGGGATAAGTGGAGAGCTTCGCTGGCCAAAAAGAACGTTCACTTTCCCGACCTGCATCCTTATCAGGAAATCATGCAGGGAAAATCCGTGATGGAAATGACCGACAGAATCGTTTCAAGCACCCATCAATTCAAGACGACCGACGACTATTTTCTATCATACACGTTAGGCTCTAAAGATTTTAAGGGACTCAAAGTTGCTGTAACTATTGTTACATCGGAAGACGACCCGATCATACGTCCTAACGATTTTCATGAACTTCCTTCCAATTCTAGACTAAAAATCCTCATCCAGAAATACGGAGGACATAACGGCTTTTACGAAAATCTCAAAGGCGATTGTTGGTATTTCAAAGTTTTAGAAACCATCTTCGACCAAAAAACATCTTTAAAACAGGTTTAGAACCCAAATTAGAATTATTGCAAAAGAACTTGCTTTTCCGCCCTTTGCGATAAATTGGAACCAGAATGCATCTCGTTCTTGAACGAAAGTTCAAAATAAGACGAACGCCTTTCGTTATAGGAGATATATCATGTCCAATGCATATGTAATCGATGCCGTACGCACCCCTCGCGGTAAGGGAAAAAAAAGAGGAACCCTGGCATCCGTTCACCCTCAAGAGCTATCCGCCTCGACTCTAAACGCAATCAAAGAAAGAAACGGATTAAAACCTGAAATCGTAGAAGAGGTAGTCTTGGGTTGCGTTTCGCAAGTGGAAGACCAAGCGGCTTGCATCGCACGCTACGCGGTTATGGCCGCACAATGGCCGAATTCGGTTCCAGGATATACGGTGAACCGTTTTTGCGGATCCGGACTCCAAGCAGTCAATAACGTAGCCAATCACGTACAAGCCGGAAGCATGGACGTCGCTTTGGGCGGAGGAATCGAGTCCATGAGCCGAGTCAAAATGGGCGCGGATATGGGAGACAGGGATTTTAACGTTGGAAATGCTAATATAGCAAAACATTATAATTTAGTTCCTCAGGGAATTTCCGCCGATTTAATCGCCACTAAATATAACATTTCCAGAGAGGATGCCGATAGATTCGCGGAATCTTCCCAATTGAAGGCGGATAAGGCCATCAAAGACGGCGTATTTAAGAAATCCATAATTCCCGTTAAATTGGAAGACGGGACCGTCGTCGATACCGACGAGAATCCCCGTATCGAATCAGATTACGCATTCCTTTCCGGCCTAGGCGCGGTATTTAAAACGATCGGAGAAAAGGAACTAGACGCAATCGCATTACGTTCTTATCCCGAAGTTCAAAAGATCAATCACATCCATACCTTGGGAAATTCTTCTGGTATCGTAGACGGAGCGGCTTCCGTTCTTATAGCCAACGACGACGGAATTAAAAAATACGGACTTAAGCCTAGAGCCAAAATCGTCGCAATGGCTTCGACAGGAGAAGACCCGACCATCATGTTGACCGGCCCGGTATCCGCCTCTAGAAAGGCGCTTCACTTAGCAGGTTTAAGAGTGGAAGACATCGATATTTGGGAAATTAACGAGGCATTTGCATCCGTCGTTCTTTACACTCAACGGACTTTAGGCATCCCGCTCGAAAAAATCAACGTTAACGGCGGATCTATCTCCCTTGGCCACCCGCTCGGCGCAACCGGCGCGATTTTATTAGGAACCGCGTTGGATGAATTAGAAAGACGTAAACAGCGTTATGCTCTCATTACTCTTTGCATCGGTGGAGGAATGGGAATCGCCACGATCATCGAGAGAATCTAAATTCGCCAAAGAAAATTGCGTCTAAATTCTTCGGAATTCGACGCAATTTTCTTCTTTCCTTCCTCACCCAACCGAATATTATAATTCAGAATGAACGTGTTCCGCCGAATTCGACCTCTTTTCTACGGATTCTTGCCGATCTTTCTGTTCAATTTTTCCTACTTTTACTTTTCCCAGGCCCGGATTTCCATTTCTTCCCATCCCAACGGCCAATACAAATCCGCTTATTCCAAATCTTCTCCGATTAAAAAAGCTCTTCGCCTATTTCAGGATGAGGAAGAGGACGATGGTATCAATTCGGTTTGGATACCGGATTCCTCGGAATACGATTCCGAAAATACGAATTCCGAGTTTCAGTCTCTCAGAGTTCCCT is part of the Leptospira broomii serovar Hurstbridge str. 5399 genome and harbors:
- a CDS encoding YheT family hydrolase produces the protein MEHLRPFNPPIHLRNPFVQTVLASLLKQKNPNHPMDRAAVPAVLDAGKGVKLLGHYSKAPENKALLILIHGWEGSIDSNYIQRTGRKFFERGISIFRLNLRDHGETHHLNPEPFNGSLIRETYEAVRKAAREYGKKIPVYIAGFSLGGNFTLRIAREHSKGKHPIPNLKHCIAVSPALHPKSATEMMDSKLIIGKYFRDKWRASLAKKNVHFPDLHPYQEIMQGKSVMEMTDRIVSSTHQFKTTDDYFLSYTLGSKDFKGLKVAVTIVTSEDDPIIRPNDFHELPSNSRLKILIQKYGGHNGFYENLKGDCWYFKVLETIFDQKTSLKQV
- a CDS encoding acetyl-CoA C-acetyltransferase, which produces MSNAYVIDAVRTPRGKGKKRGTLASVHPQELSASTLNAIKERNGLKPEIVEEVVLGCVSQVEDQAACIARYAVMAAQWPNSVPGYTVNRFCGSGLQAVNNVANHVQAGSMDVALGGGIESMSRVKMGADMGDRDFNVGNANIAKHYNLVPQGISADLIATKYNISREDADRFAESSQLKADKAIKDGVFKKSIIPVKLEDGTVVDTDENPRIESDYAFLSGLGAVFKTIGEKELDAIALRSYPEVQKINHIHTLGNSSGIVDGAASVLIANDDGIKKYGLKPRAKIVAMASTGEDPTIMLTGPVSASRKALHLAGLRVEDIDIWEINEAFASVVLYTQRTLGIPLEKINVNGGSISLGHPLGATGAILLGTALDELERRKQRYALITLCIGGGMGIATIIERI